Proteins encoded by one window of Halosolutus gelatinilyticus:
- a CDS encoding mandelate racemase/muconate lactonizing enzyme family protein has translation MDIATVRGHALSSPIDPVQDRPFHGGARRLRKRDVVLVVVETRDGRRGFSTAGASSSAMREYFEGDSQGTFADVVEESVADALEGESIAEIRDAHDLLAATDLPAHLRTEAVSAIDVALYDLRGKELGAPIYELLADEYGTEPETDMPLYASAGMYMEPEGYVEQAEALEELGFFGYKYRPGIGPDEDRRTIDLLADAVDDIELMLDVHTWWKLRDSYGRDTVRELVEHAAERGAYWVEEPVEPDDHAGYVELAESGAPLAGGESEESPEGLVRLGRTGAVDFLQGDVRHHEGYTGCRDAIECCADGDVEFVPHNFGTWLGLQANAHLVAAAPGVGLLEYPVFENDPALAETEIDPGMYPFDLAFDIVDGQPTVENGRLLLSDAPGLGIDVDLDVLDEYPFVDGPWTEFRYDE, from the coding sequence ATGGATATCGCCACCGTGAGAGGGCACGCGCTGTCCTCCCCGATCGATCCGGTCCAGGACCGACCGTTCCACGGCGGAGCGCGGCGGCTTCGCAAGCGAGACGTCGTACTCGTCGTCGTCGAAACCCGCGACGGCCGCCGGGGATTCTCGACCGCGGGCGCCAGCAGTTCCGCGATGCGCGAGTACTTCGAGGGCGACTCGCAGGGAACGTTCGCCGACGTCGTCGAGGAGTCCGTCGCCGACGCGCTCGAGGGCGAGTCGATCGCCGAGATCCGCGACGCCCATGACCTGCTCGCCGCGACGGACCTCCCCGCGCACCTCCGAACGGAGGCGGTCTCGGCGATCGACGTGGCGCTGTACGACCTCCGGGGGAAGGAACTGGGCGCGCCCATCTACGAACTGCTGGCCGACGAGTACGGAACCGAACCGGAGACCGACATGCCGCTGTACGCCAGCGCGGGGATGTACATGGAACCGGAGGGGTACGTCGAGCAGGCCGAAGCGCTCGAGGAACTGGGCTTTTTCGGGTACAAGTACCGGCCCGGAATCGGCCCCGACGAGGACCGGCGGACGATCGACCTGCTCGCCGACGCGGTCGACGACATCGAGCTCATGCTCGACGTCCACACGTGGTGGAAGCTCCGCGACTCGTACGGGCGCGACACCGTCCGCGAACTGGTCGAACACGCCGCCGAGCGGGGCGCCTACTGGGTCGAAGAACCGGTCGAACCCGACGATCACGCGGGGTACGTCGAACTGGCCGAATCCGGCGCACCGCTGGCCGGCGGTGAAAGCGAGGAGTCGCCCGAAGGATTGGTTCGTCTCGGCCGGACCGGTGCGGTCGACTTCCTCCAGGGCGACGTTCGCCACCACGAGGGGTACACCGGCTGTCGGGACGCGATCGAGTGCTGCGCCGACGGCGACGTCGAGTTCGTTCCGCACAATTTCGGCACCTGGCTCGGGCTCCAGGCCAACGCGCACCTCGTCGCCGCGGCCCCGGGCGTCGGGCTCCTGGAATACCCGGTCTTCGAGAACGATCCGGCGCTCGCCGAAACGGAGATCGACCCCGGAATGTACCCGTTCGACCTCGCGTTCGACATCGTCGACGGACAGCCGACCGTCGAGAACGGCCGCCTGCTCCTCTCGGACGCGCCCGGCCTCGGCATCGACGTCGATCTCGACGTCCTCGACGAGTATCCGTTCGTCGACGGTCCGTGGACGGAATTCCGCTACGACGAGTAG
- a CDS encoding dihydrodipicolinate synthase family protein, whose product MTSAALRDRFRDVAFTTAVPFGDDGAVLFDDLAENLRTQYEAGARLFVPCGNTGEYYSLTGEERIAIVAAHVEATGDDATIAGGVAGSVAEVGRLADAYEDAGADAIMVMHPDHTYVHESGLANYYHRICDETDLGVVIYKRGPEITRDVLVELSDRESVVAVKFAVNDIKEFSQTVSDAPGDVTWLNGIAERYALAFAIEGATGYTTGIGNFAPEATLALFEAVESENWERARSIQRLLRPIEDLREEPGVGNALPGANNVPVVKYGMELAEYSGGAVRDPLVDLAESDAARLEEHYDRLRSAPLHEPA is encoded by the coding sequence ATGACCAGCGCTGCTCTCAGAGATCGCTTTCGCGACGTCGCGTTCACCACCGCGGTGCCGTTCGGCGACGACGGAGCCGTCCTGTTCGATGACCTCGCCGAGAACCTCAGGACGCAGTACGAGGCCGGTGCCCGGCTGTTCGTCCCGTGTGGCAACACCGGCGAGTACTACTCGCTCACCGGCGAGGAGCGGATCGCGATCGTCGCCGCCCACGTCGAGGCGACCGGCGACGACGCGACGATCGCCGGCGGGGTCGCCGGCAGCGTCGCGGAAGTCGGACGACTCGCCGACGCCTACGAAGACGCCGGTGCGGACGCCATCATGGTGATGCACCCGGATCACACCTACGTCCACGAGTCCGGGCTGGCGAACTACTACCACCGGATCTGCGATGAAACCGACCTCGGCGTCGTCATCTACAAGCGCGGCCCCGAGATCACGCGCGACGTGCTCGTCGAGTTGAGCGATCGCGAGTCCGTCGTCGCGGTCAAATTCGCGGTGAACGACATCAAGGAGTTCTCGCAGACGGTTTCGGACGCGCCCGGCGACGTGACGTGGCTCAACGGAATCGCCGAGCGGTACGCCCTCGCGTTCGCGATCGAGGGTGCGACGGGGTACACCACCGGGATCGGCAACTTCGCGCCGGAGGCGACGCTCGCGCTGTTCGAGGCCGTCGAGAGCGAGAACTGGGAGCGCGCCCGCTCGATCCAGCGGCTGCTCCGCCCGATCGAGGACCTCCGCGAGGAACCGGGCGTGGGGAACGCGCTACCCGGCGCAAACAACGTTCCCGTCGTCAAGTACGGAATGGAGCTCGCGGAGTACTCGGGCGGCGCGGTTCGCGATCCGCTGGTCGACCTCGCCGAGAGCGACGCGGCGCGTCTCGAGGAGCACTACGATCGACTGCGAAGCGCCCCGCTGCACGAACCGGCCTAA
- a CDS encoding mandelate racemase/muconate lactonizing enzyme family protein: MEITDIRAIPLAHSLPDGRGLGDARGFGTDRGTTLVRIETDDGLVGWGEAFAPGPIGTATIETLFADDVVGMDPFEVESLAERSYVDPYHFGGDVFVQSAVSAIDVACWDIIGKAVGRPVHRLLGGTRCERLTPYASTMYFTEAEKPIDEPIREAVAEGFTAAKIKIGAGVESDVERVRTAREILGDDADLMVDMNGNYRPHQAVKSARAIGEYDVAWIEEPVPPENRSGYRELREKIDVPIAAGEAHYGRFAFKRLIDDRTVDIVQPNLGRCGGLSEARLIAGMASTENVAVRPHIWNSAVGMAAAVQFAASVSNYPHTRNVPEPMLIEFDRSENPLRSDLLETPFDPSGGTIDVPQEPGLGIEIDAAALERYRAD; the protein is encoded by the coding sequence ATGGAGATCACGGACATCCGGGCGATTCCGCTCGCACACTCGCTGCCGGACGGTCGGGGGCTCGGCGACGCGCGGGGCTTCGGAACGGACCGCGGAACGACGCTGGTACGCATCGAGACCGACGACGGCCTCGTCGGCTGGGGCGAGGCCTTCGCGCCGGGCCCGATCGGAACGGCGACGATCGAAACGCTGTTCGCCGACGACGTCGTCGGGATGGATCCCTTCGAGGTCGAGTCGCTCGCCGAACGGTCCTACGTCGATCCGTACCACTTCGGCGGCGACGTGTTCGTCCAGAGCGCCGTCAGCGCGATCGACGTCGCCTGCTGGGATATCATCGGAAAGGCCGTCGGGCGTCCGGTCCACCGGCTGCTCGGCGGGACGCGCTGTGAACGGCTGACGCCGTACGCCTCGACGATGTACTTCACGGAGGCGGAGAAACCGATCGACGAACCCATCCGCGAGGCCGTCGCCGAGGGGTTCACCGCCGCGAAGATCAAGATCGGCGCGGGCGTCGAGTCGGACGTCGAGCGCGTGCGCACGGCGCGGGAGATCCTGGGCGACGACGCCGACTTGATGGTCGACATGAACGGCAACTACCGCCCGCACCAGGCGGTCAAATCGGCTCGCGCGATCGGCGAGTACGACGTCGCGTGGATCGAAGAGCCCGTGCCGCCGGAGAACCGATCGGGATACCGCGAACTCCGCGAGAAGATCGACGTCCCGATCGCGGCCGGCGAGGCGCACTACGGTCGCTTCGCGTTCAAGCGGCTGATCGACGATCGGACGGTCGACATCGTCCAGCCGAACCTCGGCCGCTGCGGCGGCCTGTCGGAGGCGCGCCTCATCGCGGGGATGGCGTCGACCGAGAACGTGGCCGTGAGGCCCCACATCTGGAACAGCGCCGTGGGCATGGCCGCCGCGGTGCAGTTCGCCGCCAGCGTGTCGAACTACCCCCACACGCGGAACGTCCCCGAGCCGATGCTGATCGAGTTCGACCGCAGCGAGAACCCGCTGCGGAGCGACCTGCTGGAGACGCCGTTCGATCCGTCGGGCGGGACGATCGACGTCCCACAGGAGCCGGGCCTCGGAATCGAGATCGACGCGGCCGCCCTGGAGCGATACCGCGCAGATTGA
- a CDS encoding universal stress protein → MDRALVVIDDTESHRQLLAEAAAFAQADGADLVAFAWTTPEAAEERIDALEWVEKVERTTYEETDPDAMTRQFAREFVDDVIGDDGDVRIETVIAEDGDLDDAILSAADRLDCDHVFLVGRKRSPTGKAIFGDVAQRILLNFDGLVTVRMR, encoded by the coding sequence ATGGATCGCGCACTCGTCGTCATCGACGACACGGAATCGCACAGACAGCTGCTCGCCGAAGCGGCCGCGTTCGCGCAGGCCGACGGCGCCGACCTGGTCGCCTTCGCGTGGACGACACCGGAAGCCGCCGAGGAACGCATCGACGCGCTCGAGTGGGTCGAGAAGGTCGAACGGACGACGTACGAGGAGACCGACCCGGACGCCATGACGCGGCAGTTCGCCCGGGAGTTCGTCGACGACGTGATTGGCGACGACGGCGACGTGCGCATCGAGACCGTCATCGCGGAGGACGGCGATCTCGACGACGCGATACTCTCGGCAGCCGACCGCCTGGACTGCGATCACGTCTTCCTCGTCGGGCGCAAGCGATCGCCAACCGGCAAGGCGATCTTCGGCGACGTCGCCCAGCGCATCCTCCTCAACTTCGACGGGCTGGTGACCGTGCGGATGCGCTGA
- a CDS encoding NAD-dependent epimerase/dehydratase family protein yields the protein MDVLVTGSYGRCGTAIIDHLHDDDRYEFTYYNRSDRDEGPYAGYETVVGDISDYEALRKACEGQDAVVHLAAYPYTDGEWTDIFEPNILGMYNVLEAAREAEVESIVFGSTNHVMGMYELENAPEIYERDHDLVIDHTDPVRPDSYYGASKSFGEDLGRYYVEGYEYPKRFYTLRICSVRSEEYDHPYGDAEIGVAEGEWERGSAEYEEEVARMKATWQSRRDFAHQIDCCLQDDSVEFDVFSGVSDNRRRWYGLEHARARIGYDPQDDGEEWDEPPA from the coding sequence ATGGACGTACTAGTGACCGGGTCGTACGGACGCTGCGGAACGGCGATAATCGATCACCTGCACGACGACGACCGGTACGAGTTCACGTACTACAACCGATCGGACCGAGACGAGGGTCCTTACGCCGGCTACGAGACGGTCGTCGGCGACATCTCCGACTACGAGGCGCTCCGGAAGGCCTGCGAGGGGCAGGACGCCGTCGTTCACCTCGCCGCCTACCCCTACACCGACGGCGAGTGGACCGACATCTTCGAGCCGAACATTCTCGGAATGTACAACGTCTTAGAGGCCGCCCGCGAGGCCGAGGTCGAGTCGATCGTCTTCGGGTCGACCAACCACGTGATGGGGATGTACGAACTCGAGAACGCCCCCGAGATCTACGAGCGGGACCACGACCTCGTCATCGACCACACCGACCCCGTGCGCCCCGACTCCTACTACGGGGCGTCGAAGAGCTTCGGCGAGGACCTGGGTCGCTACTACGTCGAGGGCTATGAGTACCCGAAGCGGTTCTACACGCTCCGGATCTGCAGCGTCCGTAGCGAGGAGTACGACCACCCCTACGGCGACGCCGAGATCGGCGTGGCGGAGGGCGAGTGGGAGCGAGGCAGCGCCGAGTACGAGGAGGAGGTCGCGCGGATGAAAGCGACCTGGCAGTCCCGCCGGGACTTCGCCCACCAGATCGACTGCTGCCTGCAGGACGACAGCGTCGAGTTCGACGTGTTCAGCGGCGTCAGCGACAACCGCCGGCGCTGGTACGGCCTCGAGCACGCCCGGGCCCGGATCGGCTACGATCCGCAAGACGACGGCGAGGAGTGGGACGAACCGCCGGCGTGA
- a CDS encoding aldehyde dehydrogenase family protein — protein sequence MPIDYRNYVDGEWVESSSGETFEVLNPANTDEVVGTFQSSTSEDAEAAIEAAVAAQDEWASTPGPERGAILAETARSLEAQKDDLAETLTREEGKTLAEAGGEVGRAIDIFDYYAQKARDLGGAVKSPSGTNKNLYTKREPLGTVSLITPWNYPIAIPAWKLAPALAAGNTAVLKPASAAPTVAWKLLEALDEAGLPAGVANSVTGSGSEVGAPLTDHEGVDAVSFTGSTAVGTAVAKAAGDDLTRVQCEMGGKNPTVVMPSASVDDAVDIVGAGAFGVTGQACTACSRAIVHENVYDEFVEGVTAYAESLAIGSGLDDVDMGPHVTRSELEGTLEYVEIAAKEDGATLETGGERLTGGEYDDGYYVEPTVFSDATRDMRIAQEEVFGPVLAVLKVGSFEEGLEVANDVDYGLSASIVTQDLTEANEFAERVEAGVAKVNEKTTGLELHVPFGGYKESSTDTYREQGDAGLDFFTSTKTVYMNY from the coding sequence ATGCCGATAGACTATCGTAACTACGTCGACGGTGAGTGGGTAGAATCGAGTTCGGGCGAGACGTTCGAGGTACTGAATCCCGCGAACACCGACGAGGTCGTTGGAACGTTTCAGTCGTCGACGTCCGAAGACGCCGAGGCGGCGATCGAGGCTGCGGTCGCCGCCCAGGACGAGTGGGCGTCGACGCCCGGCCCGGAACGGGGAGCGATACTCGCGGAGACGGCGCGGTCGCTCGAGGCCCAGAAGGACGACCTGGCCGAGACGCTGACCCGCGAGGAGGGCAAGACCCTCGCCGAGGCCGGCGGCGAGGTAGGGCGGGCGATCGACATCTTCGACTACTACGCGCAGAAGGCCCGCGACCTCGGCGGCGCCGTCAAGTCGCCCAGCGGGACGAACAAGAACCTCTACACCAAACGGGAGCCGCTCGGGACCGTCTCGCTGATCACGCCGTGGAACTACCCGATCGCCATCCCCGCCTGGAAGCTCGCGCCCGCGCTGGCGGCCGGCAACACGGCCGTCCTCAAGCCCGCCTCGGCGGCGCCGACCGTCGCCTGGAAGCTGCTCGAGGCGCTCGACGAAGCGGGGCTGCCCGCCGGCGTCGCCAACTCCGTCACCGGCTCCGGGAGCGAGGTCGGCGCGCCGCTGACCGACCACGAGGGCGTCGATGCCGTCTCCTTTACCGGCTCCACGGCGGTCGGCACCGCGGTCGCGAAGGCCGCCGGCGACGACCTCACGCGGGTCCAGTGCGAGATGGGCGGGAAGAATCCGACGGTCGTCATGCCAAGTGCCAGCGTCGACGACGCGGTCGACATCGTCGGCGCCGGTGCGTTCGGCGTCACCGGGCAGGCCTGCACCGCCTGCTCCCGAGCGATCGTCCACGAGAACGTCTACGACGAGTTCGTCGAGGGCGTCACGGCGTACGCCGAGTCGCTCGCGATCGGCTCCGGTCTCGACGACGTTGACATGGGCCCCCACGTCACGCGCAGCGAACTGGAGGGAACGCTCGAGTACGTCGAGATCGCCGCGAAAGAGGACGGCGCCACCCTCGAGACCGGCGGCGAGCGGCTCACCGGCGGCGAGTACGACGACGGCTACTACGTCGAACCGACCGTCTTCTCGGACGCGACCCGCGACATGCGCATCGCCCAGGAGGAGGTCTTCGGCCCCGTGCTGGCGGTGCTGAAAGTCGGCAGCTTCGAGGAAGGCCTCGAGGTCGCCAACGACGTCGACTACGGCCTCTCGGCGAGCATCGTCACGCAGGACCTCACCGAGGCCAACGAGTTCGCCGAGCGCGTCGAGGCGGGCGTCGCGAAGGTCAACGAGAAGACGACCGGGCTCGAACTGCACGTCCCCTTCGGCGGCTACAAGGAGTCCTCGACGGACACCTACCGCGAACAGGGCGACGCCGGCCTGGACTTCTTCACGTCGACGAAGACGGTCTACATGAACTACTAG
- a CDS encoding PPC domain-containing DNA-binding protein has protein sequence MESFESDDGHVIVRLDRGDMALESIERACDEHAIDTGAVVTGIGTFSSLNVHYVDRTDLPDEQADRNVELRLTGAWEVTDISGVIANGEPHLHVTAFDGDRTVGGHLEPGCEVNVLGEVAIREISGLSLERRPGERNVSQLARR, from the coding sequence ATGGAATCGTTCGAATCCGACGACGGACACGTGATCGTCCGTCTCGACCGCGGCGACATGGCCCTCGAATCGATCGAGCGGGCCTGCGACGAGCACGCGATCGACACCGGGGCCGTCGTCACCGGTATCGGAACGTTCAGTTCGCTGAACGTCCACTACGTCGATCGGACCGACCTTCCGGACGAGCAGGCCGATCGAAACGTCGAGCTTCGGTTGACCGGAGCGTGGGAGGTCACCGATATCAGCGGCGTCATCGCGAACGGCGAACCCCACCTCCACGTGACCGCGTTCGACGGCGATCGGACGGTCGGCGGCCACCTGGAACCGGGCTGCGAAGTCAACGTCCTCGGCGAGGTGGCGATCCGGGAAATTTCGGGTCTCTCGCTGGAGCGACGGCCCGGCGAGCGAAACGTCTCGCAGCTCGCGCGGCGGTAG
- a CDS encoding methyl-accepting chemotaxis protein has product MSEDDSIGSRLAGGIGPSVVRRRFAYKLGALLLVVVVVLALVGSVGYVRAQQSVDDNADRQLRSAASLQSDAVGDWISEMKRQTAAIATDDAIAHDDPDVVEEQVLARANNLGLTVRAVHVVDREEGTLVATNSKSAGSRTLAEIDEPWTDVSQYRDLSESVYQVDMSARSFEAADGRAVYFATPVLDDDDRVVVLVGGVKEQVLGLHQPFEKQRTTIVSADGTSVVAGPEDGPLASASIDGASRPTTDSASVFEGDSHVHAATIVDGTDWILVTSVPRSVAFATANIVGQSLLGVVGVGLIAVLGITVVVGRQTAVPITRLRDKARTMEEGTLEVDLQTSRIDEIGQLYDGFASMRDALDEQIREAETARQEAEAARNETQRTNVHLERKADEYSRVMRECAAGDFTQRMDPESDSEAMVSIAREFNEMIGAIEETTARVKRFAAEVAAASEEATASAEEVESASEQVSESVQRISDGAERQHEHVAEATSELNTLSSTTEEIASSSDEVAAIAERTATAGVRGREAADQAAEGMTAVADDTDEVVERFERLEREIEQIDELTAFIDEIAEQTNMLALNANIEASRTGDGGDGFGAVAKEVKELSQETREATDEIEQQLIRLQAAADDAAAVVGRTSDRVATSVETVEDAVDALEEIATYAQRTNEGIQEISAATDDQATAVGETAGVVEDVAAISRQTSRETESVAASAEEQTSALAQVSRNASDLAQQALQLRNTLDQFDTSVDVDDERIADDPAFAGGEASGETAAQPEGDVFEYVAEDATRDESGDADRDGRSHPASDE; this is encoded by the coding sequence GTGAGTGAAGACGACTCGATCGGCAGTCGACTCGCCGGGGGGATCGGTCCGTCCGTCGTTCGGCGGCGGTTCGCGTACAAACTGGGCGCGTTGTTGCTCGTCGTCGTCGTGGTACTGGCGCTCGTCGGCAGCGTCGGGTACGTTCGGGCTCAGCAGTCCGTCGACGACAACGCCGACCGCCAGCTGCGGTCGGCGGCGTCGCTCCAGAGCGACGCGGTCGGGGACTGGATCTCGGAGATGAAACGCCAGACGGCCGCGATCGCCACCGACGACGCGATCGCACACGACGACCCCGACGTCGTCGAGGAACAGGTCCTCGCCAGAGCGAACAACCTCGGACTGACGGTCAGAGCGGTCCACGTGGTCGACCGCGAGGAGGGGACGCTCGTGGCCACGAACTCCAAGAGTGCCGGCAGCCGCACGCTAGCGGAGATCGACGAACCGTGGACCGACGTCTCCCAGTATCGGGATCTCAGCGAGTCGGTGTATCAGGTGGATATGAGCGCTCGCTCCTTCGAAGCCGCTGACGGCCGCGCCGTCTACTTCGCCACGCCGGTGCTGGACGACGATGACAGGGTCGTCGTTCTGGTCGGCGGCGTCAAAGAACAGGTGCTAGGGCTCCACCAGCCGTTCGAGAAGCAGCGGACGACGATCGTCTCCGCCGACGGCACCTCGGTCGTGGCCGGCCCCGAGGACGGGCCGCTCGCGTCGGCGTCGATCGACGGTGCGTCGCGACCGACGACCGACTCGGCCTCGGTGTTCGAAGGCGACTCGCACGTTCACGCGGCCACGATTGTCGACGGCACCGACTGGATCCTGGTCACGTCGGTCCCGCGATCGGTGGCGTTCGCGACCGCGAACATCGTCGGCCAGTCGCTGCTCGGCGTCGTGGGCGTGGGGCTGATCGCGGTGCTCGGGATCACCGTCGTCGTCGGCCGCCAGACCGCGGTCCCGATCACGCGGCTGCGGGACAAGGCCCGGACGATGGAGGAAGGGACGCTCGAGGTGGACCTGCAGACGTCCCGGATCGACGAGATCGGGCAGCTCTACGACGGGTTCGCGTCGATGCGCGACGCGCTGGACGAACAGATCCGCGAGGCCGAAACGGCTCGGCAGGAAGCCGAGGCCGCGCGGAACGAGACCCAGCGCACCAACGTCCACCTGGAACGCAAAGCCGACGAGTACAGTCGAGTCATGCGCGAGTGCGCGGCTGGCGATTTCACGCAGCGGATGGATCCCGAGAGCGACAGCGAGGCGATGGTGTCGATCGCCCGGGAGTTCAACGAGATGATCGGCGCGATCGAGGAGACGACCGCGCGCGTAAAGCGGTTCGCCGCGGAGGTCGCAGCCGCGAGTGAGGAGGCGACCGCCAGCGCCGAGGAGGTCGAGAGCGCGAGCGAGCAGGTCTCCGAGTCCGTCCAGCGCATCTCCGACGGTGCGGAGCGACAACACGAACACGTCGCGGAGGCGACGAGCGAGTTGAACACGCTCTCGTCGACGACCGAGGAGATCGCGTCCTCGTCCGACGAGGTGGCGGCCATCGCCGAGCGGACCGCGACGGCCGGCGTCCGCGGGCGGGAGGCGGCCGATCAGGCCGCCGAGGGGATGACCGCCGTCGCCGACGACACTGACGAGGTCGTCGAGCGGTTCGAGCGCCTTGAGCGGGAGATCGAGCAGATCGACGAACTGACCGCGTTCATCGACGAGATCGCCGAGCAGACCAACATGCTCGCGCTCAACGCGAACATCGAAGCCTCCAGAACGGGCGACGGCGGCGACGGTTTCGGCGCCGTCGCCAAAGAGGTAAAGGAACTCTCCCAGGAGACCCGGGAGGCGACCGACGAGATCGAACAGCAGTTGATTCGGCTGCAGGCGGCGGCCGACGACGCCGCCGCGGTCGTCGGGCGAACGAGCGATCGGGTCGCCACGAGCGTCGAGACCGTCGAAGACGCCGTCGACGCGCTCGAGGAGATCGCCACCTACGCGCAGCGAACCAACGAGGGGATCCAGGAGATCAGCGCGGCCACCGACGACCAGGCGACCGCCGTCGGTGAGACGGCCGGCGTGGTCGAGGACGTCGCGGCGATCAGCAGGCAGACGTCCCGGGAGACGGAGTCCGTCGCGGCCTCCGCCGAGGAGCAAACATCGGCGTTGGCCCAGGTCTCGCGCAACGCCAGTGATCTCGCACAGCAGGCCTTGCAGCTGCGTAACACCCTCGATCAGTTCGACACGTCGGTCGACGTCGACGACGAGCGGATCGCGGACGACCCGGCGTTCGCCGGCGGCGAGGCGAGCGGCGAGACCGCGGCGCAACCCGAGGGCGATGTGTTCGAGTACGTGGCCGAAGACGCTACCCGGGACGAGTCCGGGGACGCCGATCGAGACGGCCGATCGCACCCCGCCTCCGACGAGTGA
- a CDS encoding Gfo/Idh/MocA family protein, whose protein sequence is MREYHMANATEPDLRVGLVGLGSLGVRLGRQFDSVPGAELVAIADVSEANLADAGRDLEVSPAAQYLDYETMLDEADLDAAAIATPNGLHYEQTVAALERDLHVLCEKPLATSVEDAHDLYRRDRETDRVMMLGYQRHLNPAFVEARERWAEGDADPTFITGEITHDWRSYYETMDDWRMDPDLSGGGHLLNVGSHVIDAILWVTGLTPATVSATVEFHDDEQLFDTQSSITIEFDEGAIATVSDTGIVACTREHIHIWDDDGAVYLEGREWTERTGYTIDAEGTEHDPYRDYHGRQTKAEAFAEAVRTGTEPPITVRDAFRTLLVTMAAYESGRTGERIDLADRYGFVGDDLLN, encoded by the coding sequence ATGCGTGAGTACCACATGGCCAACGCAACAGAACCCGATCTTCGCGTCGGACTCGTCGGACTCGGCAGCCTCGGCGTCCGGCTCGGACGACAGTTCGATTCCGTGCCCGGCGCGGAACTGGTCGCGATCGCCGACGTCAGCGAGGCGAACCTGGCCGACGCGGGTCGCGACCTCGAGGTGTCGCCCGCGGCGCAGTACCTCGACTACGAGACGATGCTCGACGAGGCCGACCTCGACGCGGCGGCGATCGCCACGCCCAACGGGCTCCACTACGAGCAGACGGTTGCCGCCCTGGAGCGGGACCTCCACGTGCTCTGCGAGAAGCCCCTGGCGACGTCCGTCGAGGACGCCCACGACCTCTACCGGCGAGACCGCGAGACCGATCGGGTGATGATGCTGGGCTACCAGCGACACCTGAACCCGGCGTTCGTCGAGGCCCGCGAGCGGTGGGCGGAGGGCGACGCCGATCCGACGTTCATCACGGGCGAGATCACCCACGACTGGCGCTCGTACTACGAGACCATGGACGACTGGCGGATGGACCCCGACCTGAGCGGGGGCGGCCACCTGCTGAACGTCGGTTCGCACGTCATCGACGCGATCCTCTGGGTGACCGGCCTCACGCCGGCCACCGTCTCCGCCACCGTCGAGTTCCACGACGACGAGCAGCTCTTCGACACGCAGTCCTCGATCACCATCGAGTTCGACGAGGGTGCGATCGCCACCGTCTCGGACACGGGGATCGTCGCGTGCACGCGGGAGCACATCCACATCTGGGACGACGACGGCGCCGTCTACCTGGAGGGCCGGGAGTGGACCGAGCGCACCGGCTACACGATCGACGCCGAGGGAACCGAACACGACCCGTACCGCGACTACCACGGCCGCCAGACGAAGGCCGAGGCGTTCGCCGAGGCGGTCCGAACCGGAACCGAGCCGCCGATTACGGTCCGTGACGCGTTCAGGACGCTACTCGTCACCATGGCCGCCTACGAGTCCGGTCGCACGGGCGAGCGCATCGATCTCGCCGATCGGTACGGGTTCGTCGGCGACGACCTGCTGAACTGA